From Cyprinus carpio isolate SPL01 chromosome A7, ASM1834038v1, whole genome shotgun sequence, a single genomic window includes:
- the LOC109059213 gene encoding protein CBFA2T3-like isoform X5, producing the protein MAGEIHAKRLYRSGIRRVSSTALTAPRVPTVTLTSHSVTLDKRALRRLALPAHMSKRHSTGSTGQKAGTMPDSPADVKTQPRSTPPTMPPPPPAVSQAVNRNASFTPTTMLNGSSHSPTALNGAPSTPNGFSNGPATSSTASLPTQQLPPACGARQLCKLKRFLTTLQQFGNDISPEIGERVRSLVLGLVNSTLTIEEFHSKLQEATNFPLRPFVIPFLKANLPLLQRELLHCARIAKQTPAQYLAQHEQLLLDANASSPLDSSEIMLELNEHGKRRTPDRTKESAGDRDGLHPEHLAKRPCTVSPSQRFSPSSGLPAHPPPNGLPTHPPNGLPHPNPPAPQHYRLEDMALAHHYRDAYRHAEHRDVRDRHRQTAVHGARQEEVIDHRLTDREWAEEWKHLDNLLNCIMDMVEKTRRSLTVLRRCQEADREEMNHWIRRYSDVEDMKKEIHRDFLHRPPSGYLPEEIWRKAEEAVNEVKRQAMSELQKAVSDAERKAHEMISAERSKMERALAEAKRQASEDALTVINQQEDSSESCWNCGRKASETCSGCNTARYCGSFCQHKDWEKHHHVCGQGLSGSSSVPLGTPSTTSISSSSSVPPTHSESTPPGPLSLVGQTSSSGSPKEASSSSVSRSTTPATPALMDSSSR; encoded by the exons GTAGCACAGGACAGAAGGCTGGAACGATGCCAGATTCACCTGCTGATGTCAAAACCCAGCCCAGGTCAACTCCGCCCACAATGCCACCTCCACCCCCAGCTGTCAGTCAGGCAGTCAATCGCAATGCATCATTCACACCTACAACAA TGCTGAACGGGAGCAGCCACTCTCCCACAGCGCTAAATGGAGCTCCCTCGACCCCCAACGGCTTCAGCAATGGACCGGCCACCTCCTCTACTGCTTCTCTGCCCACCCAGCAGCTTCCCCCTGCCTGTGGAGCCCGACAGCTCTGTAAGCTTAAGCGTTTTCTCACCACACTGCAGCAGTTTGGCAACGACATCTCGCCCGAGATTGGAGAACGTGTACGCAGCCTGGTGCTGGGGCTAGTG AACTCAACTCTAACTATTGAAGAGTTCCACTCCAAACTTCAGGAAGCCACAAACTTTCCTCTGCGTCCCTTTGTCATTCCATTTCTCAAG GCTAACTTGCCCCTCCTGCAGAGGGAGCTGCTTCACTGTGCTCGGATTGCTAAGCAGACCCCAGCACAGTATCTGGCTCAGCACGAACAGTTGCTGCTGGATGCCAATGCCAGCTCTCCCCTGGACTCCTCTGAGATCATGCTGGAACTCAATGAGCATGGCAAGAGACGTACCCCGGACAG GACCAAAGAGAGTGCAGGGGACAGGGATGGCTTGCACCCAGAGCACCTGGCCAAACGTCCATGCACAGTGAGCCCCAGTCAGCGCTTCAGCCCCAGCAGTGGTTTACCTGCTCACCCTCCCCCCAACGGCCTACCGACGCATCCACCCAATGGCCTTCCACATCCTAACCCTCCTGCCCCACAGCATTACCGTTTGGAAGACATGGCACTCGCCCACCACTACAGAGATGCTTACAGACACGCAGAGCACAGGGATGTCCGGGATCGTCACCGGCAGACAG CCGTGCATGGAGCACGTCAAGAGGAAGTGATTGATCACCGGCTGACAGACCGCGAGTGGGCTGAGGAATGGAAGCACCTCGATAAC TTGCTGAACTGTATAATGGATATGGTGGAGAAGACGCGGCGCTCTCTCACCGTGCTGCGACGCTGCCAGGAGGCTGACCGCGAGGAGATGAACCACTGGATCCGTCGCTATAGCGATGTGGAGGATATGAAAAAAG AAATTCACAGAGACTTCCTGCACCGTCCCCCATCAGGCTACCTGCCCGAGGAGATCTGGCGGAAGGCTG AGGAGGCAGTAAATGAAGTGAAGAGACAGGCCATGTCAGAGCTGCAGAAGGCGGTGTCGGATGCTGAGAGGAAAGCTCACGAGATGATTTCTGCTGAGCGCTCCAAGATGGAGAGAGCTCTGGCCGAGGCTAAGAGACAGGCCTCTGAGGATGCGCTGACTGTCATTAACCAGCAGGAGGACTCCAGTGAA AGCTGCTGGAACTGTGGTCGCAAGGCTAGTGAGACATGCAGCGGATGCAACACAGCGCGCTACTGTGGTTCTTTCTGCCAGCATAAGGACTGGGAGAAGCACCATCATGTATGTGGCCAGGGCCTGTCCGGGAGTAGCAGCGTGCCACTTGGGACACCATCTACCACCTCCATCTCCTCCTCATCTAGCGTGCCCCCCACACACTCAGAGAGCACCCCTCCAGGCCCCCTGTCCCTAGTGGGGCAAACCAGCAGCAGTGGCAGTCCTAAAGAAGCGAGCTCCAGCAGTGTTTCTCGCTCAACCACTCCAGCAACACCTGCCCTGATGGATTCCTCATCCCGTTGA
- the LOC109059213 gene encoding protein CBFA2T3-like isoform X4 gives MAGEIHAKRLYRSGIRRVSSTALTAPRVPTVTLTSHSVTLDKRALRRLALPAHMSKRHSTGSTGQKAGTMPDSPADVKTQPRSTPPTMPPPPPAVSQAVNRNASFTPTTMLNGSSHSPTALNGAPSTPNGFSNGPATSSTASLPTQQLPPACGARQLCKLKRFLTTLQQFGNDISPEIGERVRSLVLGLVNSTLTIEEFHSKLQEATNFPLRPFVIPFLKANLPLLQRELLHCARIAKQTPAQYLAQHEQLLLDANASSPLDSSEIMLELNEHGKRRTPDRTKESAGDRDGLHPEHLAKRPCTVSPSQRFSPSSGLPAHPPPNGLPTHPPNGLPHPNPPAPQHYRLEDMALAHHYRDAYRHAEHRDVRDRHRQTAVHGARQEEVIDHRLTDREWAEEWKHLDNLLNCIMDMVEKTRRSLTVLRRCQEADREEMNHWIRRYSDVEDMKKEIHRDFLHRPPSGYLPEEIWRKAGATSIPLSPALKQLQNKQEEAVNEVKRQAMSELQKAVSDAERKAHEMISAERSKMERALAEAKRQASEDALTVINQQEDSSESCWNCGRKASETCSGCNTARYCGSFCQHKDWEKHHHVCGQGLSGSSSVPLGTPSTTSISSSSSVPPTHSESTPPGPLSLVGQTSSSGSPKEASSSSVSRSTTPATPALMDSSSR, from the exons GTAGCACAGGACAGAAGGCTGGAACGATGCCAGATTCACCTGCTGATGTCAAAACCCAGCCCAGGTCAACTCCGCCCACAATGCCACCTCCACCCCCAGCTGTCAGTCAGGCAGTCAATCGCAATGCATCATTCACACCTACAACAA TGCTGAACGGGAGCAGCCACTCTCCCACAGCGCTAAATGGAGCTCCCTCGACCCCCAACGGCTTCAGCAATGGACCGGCCACCTCCTCTACTGCTTCTCTGCCCACCCAGCAGCTTCCCCCTGCCTGTGGAGCCCGACAGCTCTGTAAGCTTAAGCGTTTTCTCACCACACTGCAGCAGTTTGGCAACGACATCTCGCCCGAGATTGGAGAACGTGTACGCAGCCTGGTGCTGGGGCTAGTG AACTCAACTCTAACTATTGAAGAGTTCCACTCCAAACTTCAGGAAGCCACAAACTTTCCTCTGCGTCCCTTTGTCATTCCATTTCTCAAG GCTAACTTGCCCCTCCTGCAGAGGGAGCTGCTTCACTGTGCTCGGATTGCTAAGCAGACCCCAGCACAGTATCTGGCTCAGCACGAACAGTTGCTGCTGGATGCCAATGCCAGCTCTCCCCTGGACTCCTCTGAGATCATGCTGGAACTCAATGAGCATGGCAAGAGACGTACCCCGGACAG GACCAAAGAGAGTGCAGGGGACAGGGATGGCTTGCACCCAGAGCACCTGGCCAAACGTCCATGCACAGTGAGCCCCAGTCAGCGCTTCAGCCCCAGCAGTGGTTTACCTGCTCACCCTCCCCCCAACGGCCTACCGACGCATCCACCCAATGGCCTTCCACATCCTAACCCTCCTGCCCCACAGCATTACCGTTTGGAAGACATGGCACTCGCCCACCACTACAGAGATGCTTACAGACACGCAGAGCACAGGGATGTCCGGGATCGTCACCGGCAGACAG CCGTGCATGGAGCACGTCAAGAGGAAGTGATTGATCACCGGCTGACAGACCGCGAGTGGGCTGAGGAATGGAAGCACCTCGATAAC TTGCTGAACTGTATAATGGATATGGTGGAGAAGACGCGGCGCTCTCTCACCGTGCTGCGACGCTGCCAGGAGGCTGACCGCGAGGAGATGAACCACTGGATCCGTCGCTATAGCGATGTGGAGGATATGAAAAAAG AAATTCACAGAGACTTCCTGCACCGTCCCCCATCAGGCTACCTGCCCGAGGAGATCTGGCGGAAGGCTG GTGCTACAAGTATCCCGCTCTCGCCAGCATTAAAGCAACTTCAGAACAAGCAGG AGGAGGCAGTAAATGAAGTGAAGAGACAGGCCATGTCAGAGCTGCAGAAGGCGGTGTCGGATGCTGAGAGGAAAGCTCACGAGATGATTTCTGCTGAGCGCTCCAAGATGGAGAGAGCTCTGGCCGAGGCTAAGAGACAGGCCTCTGAGGATGCGCTGACTGTCATTAACCAGCAGGAGGACTCCAGTGAA AGCTGCTGGAACTGTGGTCGCAAGGCTAGTGAGACATGCAGCGGATGCAACACAGCGCGCTACTGTGGTTCTTTCTGCCAGCATAAGGACTGGGAGAAGCACCATCATGTATGTGGCCAGGGCCTGTCCGGGAGTAGCAGCGTGCCACTTGGGACACCATCTACCACCTCCATCTCCTCCTCATCTAGCGTGCCCCCCACACACTCAGAGAGCACCCCTCCAGGCCCCCTGTCCCTAGTGGGGCAAACCAGCAGCAGTGGCAGTCCTAAAGAAGCGAGCTCCAGCAGTGTTTCTCGCTCAACCACTCCAGCAACACCTGCCCTGATGGATTCCTCATCCCGTTGA
- the LOC109059213 gene encoding protein CBFA2T3-like isoform X3: MAGEIHAKRLYRSGIRRVSSTALTAPRVPTVTLTSHSVTLDKRALRRLALPAHMSKRHSTGSTGQKAGTMPDSPADVKTQPRSTPPTMPPPPPAVSQAVNRNASFTPTTMLNGSSHSPTALNGAPSTPNGFSNGPATSSTASLPTQQLPPACGARQLCKLKRFLTTLQQFGNDISPEIGERVRSLVLGLVNSTLTIEEFHSKLQEATNFPLRPFVIPFLKANLPLLQRELLHCARIAKQTPAQYLAQHEQLLLDANASSPLDSSEIMLELNEHGKRRTPDRTKESAGDRDGLHPEHLAKRPCTVSPSQRFSPSSGLPAHPPPNGLPTHPPNGLPHPNPPAPQHYRLEDMALAHHYRDAYRHAEHRDVRDRHRQTAVHGARQEEVIDHRLTDREWAEEWKHLDNLLNCIMDMVEKTRRSLTVLRRCQEADREEMNHWIRRYSDVEDMKKGGSSAQRPPPLPPHHNSSSSNTPNSSDTQPLEIHRDFLHRPPSGYLPEEIWRKAEEAVNEVKRQAMSELQKAVSDAERKAHEMISAERSKMERALAEAKRQASEDALTVINQQEDSSESCWNCGRKASETCSGCNTARYCGSFCQHKDWEKHHHVCGQGLSGSSSVPLGTPSTTSISSSSSVPPTHSESTPPGPLSLVGQTSSSGSPKEASSSSVSRSTTPATPALMDSSSR; the protein is encoded by the exons GTAGCACAGGACAGAAGGCTGGAACGATGCCAGATTCACCTGCTGATGTCAAAACCCAGCCCAGGTCAACTCCGCCCACAATGCCACCTCCACCCCCAGCTGTCAGTCAGGCAGTCAATCGCAATGCATCATTCACACCTACAACAA TGCTGAACGGGAGCAGCCACTCTCCCACAGCGCTAAATGGAGCTCCCTCGACCCCCAACGGCTTCAGCAATGGACCGGCCACCTCCTCTACTGCTTCTCTGCCCACCCAGCAGCTTCCCCCTGCCTGTGGAGCCCGACAGCTCTGTAAGCTTAAGCGTTTTCTCACCACACTGCAGCAGTTTGGCAACGACATCTCGCCCGAGATTGGAGAACGTGTACGCAGCCTGGTGCTGGGGCTAGTG AACTCAACTCTAACTATTGAAGAGTTCCACTCCAAACTTCAGGAAGCCACAAACTTTCCTCTGCGTCCCTTTGTCATTCCATTTCTCAAG GCTAACTTGCCCCTCCTGCAGAGGGAGCTGCTTCACTGTGCTCGGATTGCTAAGCAGACCCCAGCACAGTATCTGGCTCAGCACGAACAGTTGCTGCTGGATGCCAATGCCAGCTCTCCCCTGGACTCCTCTGAGATCATGCTGGAACTCAATGAGCATGGCAAGAGACGTACCCCGGACAG GACCAAAGAGAGTGCAGGGGACAGGGATGGCTTGCACCCAGAGCACCTGGCCAAACGTCCATGCACAGTGAGCCCCAGTCAGCGCTTCAGCCCCAGCAGTGGTTTACCTGCTCACCCTCCCCCCAACGGCCTACCGACGCATCCACCCAATGGCCTTCCACATCCTAACCCTCCTGCCCCACAGCATTACCGTTTGGAAGACATGGCACTCGCCCACCACTACAGAGATGCTTACAGACACGCAGAGCACAGGGATGTCCGGGATCGTCACCGGCAGACAG CCGTGCATGGAGCACGTCAAGAGGAAGTGATTGATCACCGGCTGACAGACCGCGAGTGGGCTGAGGAATGGAAGCACCTCGATAAC TTGCTGAACTGTATAATGGATATGGTGGAGAAGACGCGGCGCTCTCTCACCGTGCTGCGACGCTGCCAGGAGGCTGACCGCGAGGAGATGAACCACTGGATCCGTCGCTATAGCGATGTGGAGGATATGAAAAAAGGTGGGAGCTCCGCCCAGCggcctcctcctcttcctccccacCACAACTCTTCCTCCTCCAACACTCCTAACAGCAGCGACACACAGCCGCTAG AAATTCACAGAGACTTCCTGCACCGTCCCCCATCAGGCTACCTGCCCGAGGAGATCTGGCGGAAGGCTG AGGAGGCAGTAAATGAAGTGAAGAGACAGGCCATGTCAGAGCTGCAGAAGGCGGTGTCGGATGCTGAGAGGAAAGCTCACGAGATGATTTCTGCTGAGCGCTCCAAGATGGAGAGAGCTCTGGCCGAGGCTAAGAGACAGGCCTCTGAGGATGCGCTGACTGTCATTAACCAGCAGGAGGACTCCAGTGAA AGCTGCTGGAACTGTGGTCGCAAGGCTAGTGAGACATGCAGCGGATGCAACACAGCGCGCTACTGTGGTTCTTTCTGCCAGCATAAGGACTGGGAGAAGCACCATCATGTATGTGGCCAGGGCCTGTCCGGGAGTAGCAGCGTGCCACTTGGGACACCATCTACCACCTCCATCTCCTCCTCATCTAGCGTGCCCCCCACACACTCAGAGAGCACCCCTCCAGGCCCCCTGTCCCTAGTGGGGCAAACCAGCAGCAGTGGCAGTCCTAAAGAAGCGAGCTCCAGCAGTGTTTCTCGCTCAACCACTCCAGCAACACCTGCCCTGATGGATTCCTCATCCCGTTGA
- the LOC109059213 gene encoding protein CBFA2T3-like isoform X1, with protein MAGEIHAKRLYRSGIRRVSSTALTAPRVPTVTLTSHSVTLDKRALRRLALPAHMSKRHSTGSTGQKAGTMPDSPADVKTQPRSTPPTMPPPPPAVSQAVNRNASFTPTTMLNGSSHSPTALNGAPSTPNGFSNGPATSSTASLPTQQLPPACGARQLCKLKRFLTTLQQFGNDISPEIGERVRSLVLGLVNSTLTIEEFHSKLQEATNFPLRPFVIPFLKANLPLLQRELLHCARIAKQTPAQYLAQHEQLLLDANASSPLDSSEIMLELNEHGKRRTPDRTKESAGDRDGLHPEHLAKRPCTVSPSQRFSPSSGLPAHPPPNGLPTHPPNGLPHPNPPAPQHYRLEDMALAHHYRDAYRHAEHRDVRDRHRQTAVHGARQEEVIDHRLTDREWAEEWKHLDNLLNCIMDMVEKTRRSLTVLRRCQEADREEMNHWIRRYSDVEDMKKGGSSAQRPPPLPPHHNSSSSNTPNSSDTQPLGTCTVADTAAEIHRDFLHRPPSGYLPEEIWRKAGATSIPLSPALKQLQNKQEEAVNEVKRQAMSELQKAVSDAERKAHEMISAERSKMERALAEAKRQASEDALTVINQQEDSSESCWNCGRKASETCSGCNTARYCGSFCQHKDWEKHHHVCGQGLSGSSSVPLGTPSTTSISSSSSVPPTHSESTPPGPLSLVGQTSSSGSPKEASSSSVSRSTTPATPALMDSSSR; from the exons GTAGCACAGGACAGAAGGCTGGAACGATGCCAGATTCACCTGCTGATGTCAAAACCCAGCCCAGGTCAACTCCGCCCACAATGCCACCTCCACCCCCAGCTGTCAGTCAGGCAGTCAATCGCAATGCATCATTCACACCTACAACAA TGCTGAACGGGAGCAGCCACTCTCCCACAGCGCTAAATGGAGCTCCCTCGACCCCCAACGGCTTCAGCAATGGACCGGCCACCTCCTCTACTGCTTCTCTGCCCACCCAGCAGCTTCCCCCTGCCTGTGGAGCCCGACAGCTCTGTAAGCTTAAGCGTTTTCTCACCACACTGCAGCAGTTTGGCAACGACATCTCGCCCGAGATTGGAGAACGTGTACGCAGCCTGGTGCTGGGGCTAGTG AACTCAACTCTAACTATTGAAGAGTTCCACTCCAAACTTCAGGAAGCCACAAACTTTCCTCTGCGTCCCTTTGTCATTCCATTTCTCAAG GCTAACTTGCCCCTCCTGCAGAGGGAGCTGCTTCACTGTGCTCGGATTGCTAAGCAGACCCCAGCACAGTATCTGGCTCAGCACGAACAGTTGCTGCTGGATGCCAATGCCAGCTCTCCCCTGGACTCCTCTGAGATCATGCTGGAACTCAATGAGCATGGCAAGAGACGTACCCCGGACAG GACCAAAGAGAGTGCAGGGGACAGGGATGGCTTGCACCCAGAGCACCTGGCCAAACGTCCATGCACAGTGAGCCCCAGTCAGCGCTTCAGCCCCAGCAGTGGTTTACCTGCTCACCCTCCCCCCAACGGCCTACCGACGCATCCACCCAATGGCCTTCCACATCCTAACCCTCCTGCCCCACAGCATTACCGTTTGGAAGACATGGCACTCGCCCACCACTACAGAGATGCTTACAGACACGCAGAGCACAGGGATGTCCGGGATCGTCACCGGCAGACAG CCGTGCATGGAGCACGTCAAGAGGAAGTGATTGATCACCGGCTGACAGACCGCGAGTGGGCTGAGGAATGGAAGCACCTCGATAAC TTGCTGAACTGTATAATGGATATGGTGGAGAAGACGCGGCGCTCTCTCACCGTGCTGCGACGCTGCCAGGAGGCTGACCGCGAGGAGATGAACCACTGGATCCGTCGCTATAGCGATGTGGAGGATATGAAAAAAGGTGGGAGCTCCGCCCAGCggcctcctcctcttcctccccacCACAACTCTTCCTCCTCCAACACTCCTAACAGCAGCGACACACAGCCGCTAGGTACATGCACCGTTGCAGATACAGCCGCAG AAATTCACAGAGACTTCCTGCACCGTCCCCCATCAGGCTACCTGCCCGAGGAGATCTGGCGGAAGGCTG GTGCTACAAGTATCCCGCTCTCGCCAGCATTAAAGCAACTTCAGAACAAGCAGG AGGAGGCAGTAAATGAAGTGAAGAGACAGGCCATGTCAGAGCTGCAGAAGGCGGTGTCGGATGCTGAGAGGAAAGCTCACGAGATGATTTCTGCTGAGCGCTCCAAGATGGAGAGAGCTCTGGCCGAGGCTAAGAGACAGGCCTCTGAGGATGCGCTGACTGTCATTAACCAGCAGGAGGACTCCAGTGAA AGCTGCTGGAACTGTGGTCGCAAGGCTAGTGAGACATGCAGCGGATGCAACACAGCGCGCTACTGTGGTTCTTTCTGCCAGCATAAGGACTGGGAGAAGCACCATCATGTATGTGGCCAGGGCCTGTCCGGGAGTAGCAGCGTGCCACTTGGGACACCATCTACCACCTCCATCTCCTCCTCATCTAGCGTGCCCCCCACACACTCAGAGAGCACCCCTCCAGGCCCCCTGTCCCTAGTGGGGCAAACCAGCAGCAGTGGCAGTCCTAAAGAAGCGAGCTCCAGCAGTGTTTCTCGCTCAACCACTCCAGCAACACCTGCCCTGATGGATTCCTCATCCCGTTGA
- the LOC109059213 gene encoding protein CBFA2T3-like isoform X2, with translation MAGEIHAKRLYRSGIRRVSSTALTAPRVPTVTLTSHSVTLDKRALRRLALPAHMSKRHSTGSTGQKAGTMPDSPADVKTQPRSTPPTMPPPPPAVSQAVNRNASFTPTTMLNGSSHSPTALNGAPSTPNGFSNGPATSSTASLPTQQLPPACGARQLCKLKRFLTTLQQFGNDISPEIGERVRSLVLGLVNSTLTIEEFHSKLQEATNFPLRPFVIPFLKANLPLLQRELLHCARIAKQTPAQYLAQHEQLLLDANASSPLDSSEIMLELNEHGKRRTPDRTKESAGDRDGLHPEHLAKRPCTVSPSQRFSPSSGLPAHPPPNGLPTHPPNGLPHPNPPAPQHYRLEDMALAHHYRDAYRHAEHRDVRDRHRQTAVHGARQEEVIDHRLTDREWAEEWKHLDNLLNCIMDMVEKTRRSLTVLRRCQEADREEMNHWIRRYSDVEDMKKGGSSAQRPPPLPPHHNSSSSNTPNSSDTQPLGTCTVADTAAEIHRDFLHRPPSGYLPEEIWRKAEEAVNEVKRQAMSELQKAVSDAERKAHEMISAERSKMERALAEAKRQASEDALTVINQQEDSSESCWNCGRKASETCSGCNTARYCGSFCQHKDWEKHHHVCGQGLSGSSSVPLGTPSTTSISSSSSVPPTHSESTPPGPLSLVGQTSSSGSPKEASSSSVSRSTTPATPALMDSSSR, from the exons GTAGCACAGGACAGAAGGCTGGAACGATGCCAGATTCACCTGCTGATGTCAAAACCCAGCCCAGGTCAACTCCGCCCACAATGCCACCTCCACCCCCAGCTGTCAGTCAGGCAGTCAATCGCAATGCATCATTCACACCTACAACAA TGCTGAACGGGAGCAGCCACTCTCCCACAGCGCTAAATGGAGCTCCCTCGACCCCCAACGGCTTCAGCAATGGACCGGCCACCTCCTCTACTGCTTCTCTGCCCACCCAGCAGCTTCCCCCTGCCTGTGGAGCCCGACAGCTCTGTAAGCTTAAGCGTTTTCTCACCACACTGCAGCAGTTTGGCAACGACATCTCGCCCGAGATTGGAGAACGTGTACGCAGCCTGGTGCTGGGGCTAGTG AACTCAACTCTAACTATTGAAGAGTTCCACTCCAAACTTCAGGAAGCCACAAACTTTCCTCTGCGTCCCTTTGTCATTCCATTTCTCAAG GCTAACTTGCCCCTCCTGCAGAGGGAGCTGCTTCACTGTGCTCGGATTGCTAAGCAGACCCCAGCACAGTATCTGGCTCAGCACGAACAGTTGCTGCTGGATGCCAATGCCAGCTCTCCCCTGGACTCCTCTGAGATCATGCTGGAACTCAATGAGCATGGCAAGAGACGTACCCCGGACAG GACCAAAGAGAGTGCAGGGGACAGGGATGGCTTGCACCCAGAGCACCTGGCCAAACGTCCATGCACAGTGAGCCCCAGTCAGCGCTTCAGCCCCAGCAGTGGTTTACCTGCTCACCCTCCCCCCAACGGCCTACCGACGCATCCACCCAATGGCCTTCCACATCCTAACCCTCCTGCCCCACAGCATTACCGTTTGGAAGACATGGCACTCGCCCACCACTACAGAGATGCTTACAGACACGCAGAGCACAGGGATGTCCGGGATCGTCACCGGCAGACAG CCGTGCATGGAGCACGTCAAGAGGAAGTGATTGATCACCGGCTGACAGACCGCGAGTGGGCTGAGGAATGGAAGCACCTCGATAAC TTGCTGAACTGTATAATGGATATGGTGGAGAAGACGCGGCGCTCTCTCACCGTGCTGCGACGCTGCCAGGAGGCTGACCGCGAGGAGATGAACCACTGGATCCGTCGCTATAGCGATGTGGAGGATATGAAAAAAGGTGGGAGCTCCGCCCAGCggcctcctcctcttcctccccacCACAACTCTTCCTCCTCCAACACTCCTAACAGCAGCGACACACAGCCGCTAGGTACATGCACCGTTGCAGATACAGCCGCAG AAATTCACAGAGACTTCCTGCACCGTCCCCCATCAGGCTACCTGCCCGAGGAGATCTGGCGGAAGGCTG AGGAGGCAGTAAATGAAGTGAAGAGACAGGCCATGTCAGAGCTGCAGAAGGCGGTGTCGGATGCTGAGAGGAAAGCTCACGAGATGATTTCTGCTGAGCGCTCCAAGATGGAGAGAGCTCTGGCCGAGGCTAAGAGACAGGCCTCTGAGGATGCGCTGACTGTCATTAACCAGCAGGAGGACTCCAGTGAA AGCTGCTGGAACTGTGGTCGCAAGGCTAGTGAGACATGCAGCGGATGCAACACAGCGCGCTACTGTGGTTCTTTCTGCCAGCATAAGGACTGGGAGAAGCACCATCATGTATGTGGCCAGGGCCTGTCCGGGAGTAGCAGCGTGCCACTTGGGACACCATCTACCACCTCCATCTCCTCCTCATCTAGCGTGCCCCCCACACACTCAGAGAGCACCCCTCCAGGCCCCCTGTCCCTAGTGGGGCAAACCAGCAGCAGTGGCAGTCCTAAAGAAGCGAGCTCCAGCAGTGTTTCTCGCTCAACCACTCCAGCAACACCTGCCCTGATGGATTCCTCATCCCGTTGA